A window of Oscillospiraceae bacterium genomic DNA:
TCATACTTTCGCCTCCCAGACAAGCTCCTCGGCCATATTCATAAGTCCCCCGGAATTAATAATTTTTTGCAGAAAATCCGGAAAGGGCTGAATTATATACCGCTTGTCTTTTGTCAGATTTTTCAGAACACCGTTGTCCAAGTCGACAATAAATTCGTCATGTTCGGAGCTTTCAATAACGGCTTCCGGGCATTCGACAATCGGAAGCCCGATATTTATGGCATTTCGGAAAAATATTCGCGCAAAATCCTTTGCGATTACACACGCCGCTCCGCTTGCCTTGATCGCAATCGGCGCGTGTTCTCTGGAAGAACCGCAGCCAAAATTGCCGCCCGCGACAATGATACTGCCTGTTTTCAACTTTTCATGGAAACAGGGATCGATATCCTCCATGCAGTGCTTCGCAAGCTCGTTTTCATCCGCGGTATTTAAATATCTGGCCGGAATGATAACGTCCGTGTCTATGTTGTCTCCATACTTAATTATTCGTTCCCGTATCAGCATTGTCATTTATCTCCTTTGTCAGGCAGCACTATTTTCCCCGCGATTGCGGAAGCGGCCGCGACGGCAGGTCCGGAAAGCCATACCTCGCTGCCTGTATGCCCCATGCGTCCTACGAAATTGCGGTTTGTGGTCGATATAGCGCGTTCTCCGTCCGCGAGAATTCCCATATGCCCTCCGAGACACGGTCCGCATGTCGGCGTGGAGACCACGCAGCCGGCGCGGATGAATGTATCTATCATACCGCTGTTTAATGCCTCGAGATAAATCCGCTGTGTCGCGGGAATGATTATAGTGCGACAGCGCGGATGAACCTTTTTTCCCTTCAGTATTTTCGCGGCTACTGCAAGATCGGAAAGTCTCCCGTTGGTGCAGGAGCCGATGACCGCCTGATCAATTCTGACCTCTCCAAGCGTATCTGCGGGAACCACGTTATCCGGTGAGTGCGGCATGGCCACCATAGGTTTGATATCGGCAAGATTTAGCTCATAGGTCTCTTCATAATCCGGCATTCCGCCGACCGAGCAGGGAACGGTTTCATTGCCCTTTTCCATTTCGTAATTCTCTGTTATTTCATCAGTTTCAAAGATCCCGTTTTTCGCTCCAGCCTCGATTGCCATGTTTGCGATGGTGAATCGGTCATCGATCGAGAGAGAGGAAAGCCCATCTCCGCAGAATTCCATGGATTTATAGCGCGCGCCTCCCACGCCGATTCTTGCGAGAATATACAGAATCACGTCTTTTCCGCCGACCCATTCCGAAAGACTGTTTTTAATCACAAAGCAGATCGCCGGAGGAACGCGCAGCCATGTTTTTCCGGTGACCATAGCAAAAGCCATATCGGTTGATCCCATTCCTGTGGAAAACGCGCCCAGAGCGCCGT
This region includes:
- the leuC gene encoding 3-isopropylmalate dehydratase large subunit, with translation MSMTMTQKIISAHCGGQPVHTGEIVLADVDLVMGNDITSPVAIREFKKHGFRQVFNKEKVALVLDHFVPCKDIASAKQCKEVREFADEQKICHFFDAGETGIEHALLPEKGLARSGSLIVGADSHTCTYGALGAFSTGMGSTDMAFAMVTGKTWLRVPPAICFVIKNSLSEWVGGKDVILYILARIGVGGARYKSMEFCGDGLSSLSIDDRFTIANMAIEAGAKNGIFETDEITENYEMEKGNETVPCSVGGMPDYEETYELNLADIKPMVAMPHSPDNVVPADTLGEVRIDQAVIGSCTNGRLSDLAVAAKILKGKKVHPRCRTIIIPATQRIYLEALNSGMIDTFIRAGCVVSTPTCGPCLGGHMGILADGERAISTTNRNFVGRMGHTGSEVWLSGPAVAAASAIAGKIVLPDKGDK
- the leuD gene encoding 3-isopropylmalate dehydratase small subunit, with protein sequence MLIRERIIKYGDNIDTDVIIPARYLNTADENELAKHCMEDIDPCFHEKLKTGSIIVAGGNFGCGSSREHAPIAIKASGAACVIAKDFARIFFRNAINIGLPIVECPEAVIESSEHDEFIVDLDNGVLKNLTKDKRYIIQPFPDFLQKIINSGGLMNMAEELVWEAKV